GCAGCTAAAGCAAAAAAGATAGAAGCAAAATCATTACGTAAAAATCTGCTACCTGTTAAATAATTGTTGTCAAGAACTAAAAAGCTTATAGCGATTATTCCAGCCGTCCGACCAGCTAAAAGCAGACCTAGCAAGTAAACTAGCAGTAAAACACCAACGCTTAAAGTTAAGTTAAAGAGTCGGGCTTCTAGCATCCCAAAACCAAAACAGCGAAACCAAATAGCTAGCAAATAAGTAAAAGCTGGGTCTGTAAAAGTTCGTTCACCAAGTTCATTTCCAAAATGACGAAACATTGGCGATGACATTTGACCGTTTTTTACTATCTCATAGGCTGGTTGCATCAACCAAGGTTCATCTTTCCAAGGCACAGGATGAAAGCCTATTTTTTGTATGGTAATAAATATAAATCCAGCAATTATTAGACTTACTAGCAAAATTTCAATTATTAAGTCTCGCCTTAAAATCCCCATAACTTATGCTCGGTAAGTGTAAAGAGTAAACTCATAAAGTGGGTAGTCATGACGCAAACAAACACGACGACTTAAATTATGTCTACAAAAATTAAAATATTCGCTAGGGTCAGCATAATAAAGACGATCAACGCGAAAATCTACTTGATCAGTCATCATATTGAACGCTAAGCCATAGCGAGCATATTTATACATTTGTTTAATCATCGCTTGGCAAAATTCCTGCCATTCTTTATCACTATTATTAGCACGTAAATGAAATAGCCCACAGCAAACAACGTAATCAAAAATAGGTTCTGGTGGGTCTGGTGCAGCTAGAATATCCATTAAGCTAAACTCTAGGTGTGGATGGCGTTTGCTAGCATGTTCAATCATTCCTGGAGTAATATCTACGCCTTTATAATGGCTAGGTGTTAAGTTATTTTCCTTAAGAAAATCATAAAAATGACCTATACCACAGGCGACATCTAGCACGCTTTTTCCTGCTAGCGGGGCAATGGCTGAGAGAATTTCAAAGCGTTGATATTGGGATTTTTGCCCGTTGTAATCAACCCCTTGGGCAGAGTCGCCATGTTTAGCTAAACAGCTTTCAAAATAATCAATTACATTTTGTTTTAGTTGTTGCATAAAATTATTCTTTGTAAGATTTATTTAATTAGAATCAGACGAGTAAATTTCCCCAACTACATAATAAGGTCGCCCTTTTATTTCTCGGTAAATACGCGCAATATATTCGCCAATAATGCCAAGAAAAAGTAGTTGAATACCAGCTAAAAAAGTAATACCAGCAAAAAGAGAAGCATAGCCTTCTACACTAACGCCTCCTAAAATTCGCAGAACTGCAATATAAATGGCTAGCAGAATACTTGCTAGAGCGAGCATTGAACCAGCAATGCTAGTTGCACGTAAAGGAAAGTCAGAAAAACCAATTAACATATCTAGGGTTAAATATAACAATTTCCAGAGGTTATATTTAGATTCCCCTGCTAAACGGTTGTCATGTTTTACTACCACGCCTTTATGAGAAAATCCTAGCCAAAGCATCATAATTGATGTGTCATATTGTTGTTCACGAATATTATTTAATGTTTTAGCTACTTTGCGGTGAATAATACGAAAGCCGCTAATCATATCTGAAGGGACTTTAATACCTAACATTTTCTCTGTTAGCCAAATAACAAAGCTTGACCCAAATCTACGCCAACCAGCATCTTCTCGACCGGCACGAATACCATAAACTACATCAATGCCTGTTAAAAATGTTTGATAAAGTGTAGCAATTTCTTCGGGAGGGTTTTGCAAATCAGCATCAATTAAAACAATGCCTTGTCCTTTTACCCGATGAAGTCCCGCAACAATGGCTGGGTGCTGTCCAAAATTTCTTGCTAATTTTATTACAGTAACTTTTGGGTCTTGTTTTTGAAATTCACAAAGTTTTTTTAAGCTATCGTCTGAACTGCCATCATCAATAAAAATAATTTCGTAGTTTTTGACAAGATTGGTCAACGTAGTAGTTAAGCGGCGGTATAGCTCAGGTAAATTTTCTTCCTCATTAAAAACAGGAACAATTATAGATATATCAATAGAATTTTCTTGGCTCATTGAAATCTAAATCTAGCTAGCAAAAGTTTTTCTTACAGTTTCTATCACATAGTCAACTTCTAAATCTGTAAGTTTAGAATAAAGCGGCAATGTAATAGTACTATTGCCAATATTTTCAGCTATTGGAAAACTTCCTGGTTGAAAACCAAAAGTCTCTTGATAGAACTTTAACAAGTGGATTGCTCTATAGTTTACGGCAACATTAATTCCTGCTGCTTGAAGTGCAAACATTTTTTCATCACGTATTTTAGGGTCTACCCAAATAGTGAAAAGATGTCGCGCACTTTTTGTGTTTGCTAGAACTTTAGGAAAATCAACCCCAGGTAAATCCATAAAAGCTTTTTCATATTTTTTAGAGATTTCTTCCCGACGTGCTAAATGTTCTTCTACTTTTGCTAGTTGTGGAATCAGTAATGCAGCTTGGATATTGCTTAAATTATATTTCCAACCTAGTAATTCCATATCCCAATGTTGATAACGTCCATGATAACGATCAGCAGCAGAACGACTCATTCCATCACAGGGATAATTTGCGTAAAATGTCGGCTAGGTTTGGATCTCTAAAACTAATTGCTCCACCTTCACCACAAGTAATGCTTTTGGTTGCATAAAAGCTAAAACAAGCTGCATCGCCCAATTGACCAGCATAAAAACCATCTCTTGTACCTTCTAAACAATGTGCTGCATCTTCAATTACTTTTAAGTTATGTTTGTCGGCTAGTTCTCTAAGTGCTTTCATATCACAGAGATGACCATAAAGATGCACTGGCATTATAGCTTTAGTTTTTGGAGTTATGGCTTTTTCTACCAAATTAGCATCTAAATTTCCTGTGCTAGCTTCCACATCCACAAAAACAGGGGTTGCTCCAGCGTGTAAGATTGCGTTGGCGGTAGCAATAAAAGTCATTGGGGTAGTGATAACTTCATCACCTGGGCCAATATTAAAGGCTAGTAGAGCTAAATGTAAGGCAGCCGTGCAACTCATTAGTCCAATTGTTCCAGTAACACCTAAATAATTAGCTAAATTTTGTTCAAACTCGGCTGTAATGTCTCCTGTGGTAAGAAAAATAGAATCTAGTGCGGCTAAAACACGCTCTTTTTCTGCTTGACCAATATTATGACGGTAAAATTCTACTTTCATTAAAACATCCTAAGACCTTGAAATTAAAAAAACTCCTAAACAAATAGCTAGCACGCCTAACACACGCATTAAGCTTAGTTGTTCTTGGAAAATAATTGCAGAAAAGATCATTACAAAAACAAAATTTAGGCTAGTAAAAGGATAAGCAAGGCTTAATTCCATACGAGAGACAGCAAAAATCCAGGACAATGAAGCAACAAAAGCTAGGAAAAATCCACCAATAAT
The sequence above is drawn from the Blastocatellia bacterium genome and encodes:
- a CDS encoding phospholipid carrier-dependent glycosyltransferase; the encoded protein is MGILRRDLIIEILLVSLIIAGFIFITIQKIGFHPVPWKDEPWLMQPAYEIVKNGQMSSPMFRHFGNELGERTFTDPAFTYLLAIWFRCFGFGMLEARLFNLTLSVGVLLLVYLLGLLLAGRTAGIIAISFLVLDNNYLTGSRFLRNDFASIFFALAA
- a CDS encoding class I SAM-dependent methyltransferase yields the protein MQQLKQNVIDYFESCLAKHGDSAQGVDYNGQKSQYQRFEILSAIAPLAGKSVLDVACGIGHFYDFLKENNLTPSHYKGVDITPGMIEHASKRHPHLEFSLMDILAAPDPPEPIFDYVVCCGLFHLRANNSDKEWQEFCQAMIKQMYKYARYGLAFNMMTDQVDFRVDRLYYADPSEYFNFCRHNLSRRVCLRHDYPLYEFTLYTYRA
- a CDS encoding glycosyltransferase family 2 protein, which produces MSQENSIDISIIVPVFNEEENLPELYRRLTTTLTNLVKNYEIIFIDDGSSDDSLKKLCEFQKQDPKVTVIKLARNFGQHPAIVAGLHRVKGQGIVLIDADLQNPPEEIATLYQTFLTGIDVVYGIRAGREDAGWRRFGSSFVIWLTEKMLGIKVPSDMISGFRIIHRKVAKTLNNIREQQYDTSIMMLWLGFSHKGVVVKHDNRLAGESKYNLWKLLYLTLDMLIGFSDFPLRATSIAGSMLALASILLAIYIAVLRILGGVSVEGYASLFAGITFLAGIQLLFLGIIGEYIARIYREIKGRPYYVVGEIYSSDSN
- a CDS encoding DegT/DnrJ/EryC1/StrS family aminotransferase, with the protein product MSRSAADRYHGRYQHWDMELLGWKYNLSNIQAALLIPQLAKVEEHLARREEISKKYEKAFMDLPGVDFPKVLANTKSARHLFTIWVDPKIRDEKMFALQAAGINVAVNYRAIHLLKFYQETFGFQPGSFPIAENIGNSTITLPLYSKLTDLEVDYVIETVRKTFAS
- a CDS encoding aminotransferase class I/II-fold pyridoxal phosphate-dependent enzyme, with amino-acid sequence MKVEFYRHNIGQAEKERVLAALDSIFLTTGDITAEFEQNLANYLGVTGTIGLMSCTAALHLALLAFNIGPGDEVITTPMTFIATANAILHAGATPVFVDVEASTGNLDANLVEKAITPKTKAIMPVHLYGHLCDMKALRELADKHNLKVIEDAAHCLEGTRDGFYAGQLGDAACFSFYATKSITCGEGGAISFRDPNLADILRKLSL
- a CDS encoding EamA family transporter, encoding MTYLAIFITILCTVVGQLMFKYATNSLGEMPATFADGTTFLVKAMLNIYIIGGFFLAFVASLSWIFAVSRMELSLAYPFTSLNFVFVMIFSAIIFQEQLSLMRVLGVLAICLGVFLISRS